A stretch of the Selenihalanaerobacter shriftii genome encodes the following:
- a CDS encoding 2-hydroxyacyl-CoA dehydratase family protein translates to MNEKVGLTTTIPVEIIYAAGDIPVDLNNIFITSNESQRLVEEAEYAGYPRNICGWIKGLYSTVLETNDLNKIIAVTQGDCTNTHALMETLEMQGVKTVPFGYSYNQDRELLELQIKKLIEHFKVSEKEVLETKGRLDEVRDKVHKIDYLTWAENKVTGFENHLFLVNCSDFKGDIDEYEKEVMEFLQKVEEREPFTEEIRLGYIGVPPIIDDLYDYIETQNARVVFNEIQRQFSMPYQTDNLVEQYLKYTYPYNVFARLEDIKTEIEKRDLDGIIHYTQSFCFRQIDDLVFRERLDIPLLTLEGDKPGDLDARSKMRLDSFIEMLKS, encoded by the coding sequence ATGAATGAAAAAGTCGGTTTGACTACTACTATACCAGTAGAAATCATCTATGCTGCTGGAGATATTCCAGTGGATTTAAATAATATATTTATTACTAGTAATGAAAGTCAACGATTAGTAGAAGAAGCTGAATATGCAGGTTACCCTCGGAATATTTGTGGTTGGATTAAAGGACTATATTCTACAGTTTTAGAGACTAATGATCTTAATAAAATAATTGCAGTAACTCAAGGGGACTGTACAAATACTCATGCTTTAATGGAAACTTTAGAGATGCAGGGGGTAAAAACAGTTCCATTTGGCTATTCTTACAATCAAGATCGTGAATTACTTGAATTACAGATTAAAAAATTAATAGAACATTTTAAAGTTAGTGAGAAAGAAGTGTTAGAAACTAAAGGTAGATTGGATGAAGTTAGAGATAAGGTGCATAAAATAGATTATCTTACCTGGGCGGAAAATAAGGTGACTGGATTTGAAAATCACTTATTTTTAGTTAATTGTAGTGATTTTAAAGGGGATATTGATGAATATGAGAAAGAAGTGATGGAGTTTTTACAAAAAGTAGAGGAACGTGAACCGTTTACTGAAGAGATAAGATTAGGATATATTGGGGTACCACCAATTATTGATGATCTTTATGATTATATTGAGACTCAGAATGCAAGAGTAGTATTTAATGAAATTCAACGACAATTTAGCATGCCGTATCAAACTGATAATTTAGTTGAACAGTATCTTAAATATACTTATCCATATAATGTGTTTGCTAGATTGGAAGATATTAAGACAGAAATAGAAAAAAGGGATTTAGATGGAATTATACATTATACCCAAAGTTTTTGTTTTAGACAAATTGATGATTTAGTTTTTAGAGAAAGATTAGATATCCCTTTACTCACTTTAGAAGGAGATAAACCGGGGGATTTAGATGCTAGAAGTAAGATGCGTTTGGATAGTTTTATTGAAATGTTAAAGAGCTAA
- a CDS encoding acyl-CoA dehydratase activase yields the protein MNCGIDLGSRNVKIALVNDKEILEFHKYDTIEFYRQYGTKISGEMVIDFEKLGISKIESVVSTGYGRNTIKIKGAKQIPELKAHMIGALFQTDYETFTLLDLGGQDSKIIKVQNGQMMDFQTNDKCAASSGRYLENMAEILGIKLDELSQNYEKPVEINSTCAIFGESELIGKILEGHSTVELAAGVNYSIFKRIKPLLMKFKSKRIIFTGGVAHNQAIKRIIENELSAEVIIPDSPQFNGALGCALYN from the coding sequence ATGAATTGCGGAATAGATTTAGGAAGTCGAAATGTGAAAATAGCACTAGTAAATGATAAAGAAATATTAGAATTTCATAAATATGACACCATAGAATTCTATCGTCAATATGGCACAAAGATATCAGGGGAAATGGTTATCGATTTTGAAAAATTAGGCATTTCTAAAATAGAGTCTGTAGTTTCTACTGGGTATGGTAGAAATACTATTAAAATTAAGGGAGCTAAACAGATTCCAGAACTTAAAGCACATATGATAGGAGCATTGTTTCAGACTGATTATGAAACTTTTACTCTATTAGATTTAGGTGGACAAGATAGTAAAATTATTAAGGTGCAGAATGGACAAATGATGGATTTTCAAACTAATGATAAATGTGCAGCTAGTTCTGGACGATATTTAGAAAATATGGCTGAAATTTTAGGAATAAAGCTAGATGAATTAAGTCAAAATTATGAAAAACCAGTTGAGATTAATTCTACTTGTGCTATCTTTGGAGAATCAGAGTTGATTGGTAAGATTTTAGAAGGTCATTCTACTGTGGAATTAGCAGCTGGAGTTAATTATAGTATTTTTAAAAGAATTAAACCACTACTCATGAAATTCAAAAGTAAGAGAATCATTTTTACAGGAGGAGTAGCTCATAATCAAGCTATTAAAAGAATTATTGAAAATGAATTATCAGCAGAAGTAATAATACCAGATAGCCCTCAATTTAATGGGGCACTTGGTTGTGCTTTATATAATTAA
- a CDS encoding L-lactate permease yields MGTLILNALLASIPILVVGILMVGFMWSSNKAMPLGYLSAVVVGIIFWKMPFRWVAASTLKGMMGTITILLIVFGAILILKILQSGGAVGAIGASLTGVTRDRRVQVLLIGWLLVTFFEGAAGFGTPAAVAAPLLVGLGFPPLVSAIIALIADSVPVSFGAVGIPIWGGFASLESVAQLPGAMTFQQFLQNIGFYTALNHAIVGSFIPLLAVAMMTKLTKGSFKDGLKIWPLAIFAGLAFTIPSTLVAYFVGPELPSLLGSLIAIPIVVLVVSKGWLSPKTEWDLPPRENWSDEWIGEIEPGDGGVNAKMSAFKAWLPYILIGLLLLAGRLEVFGLTPILKAYSIEWNNILGTSLSEGITPLYNPGIFPFIFVALLMPMIYGMDGKQVKNAWGEAISTVTPAAIALVFTLGMVQIMIQSGAATGGDSMLIALAEAASALTGNLWILFASFVGVLGSFISGSNTVSDIMFGNFQYATASQVGISRTMILSLQALGGAAGNMICIHNVVAACATVGIVGKEGLVIRRNLPIALLYSLLAGVVAWIIVSVFQPGLF; encoded by the coding sequence ATGGGAACATTAATATTAAATGCGTTATTAGCTAGTATACCTATTTTAGTTGTAGGAATTTTAATGGTTGGATTTATGTGGTCTTCTAATAAGGCCATGCCGCTAGGATACTTAAGTGCAGTTGTAGTAGGAATCATCTTTTGGAAGATGCCTTTTAGATGGGTAGCTGCTTCTACATTAAAAGGAATGATGGGTACAATAACTATCTTATTAATTGTATTTGGAGCTATTTTGATACTGAAAATTTTACAATCTGGTGGTGCCGTAGGTGCAATAGGTGCCAGTTTAACTGGAGTTACGAGAGATAGACGAGTACAGGTATTACTAATTGGTTGGCTTTTAGTTACTTTCTTTGAAGGTGCTGCTGGATTTGGTACACCAGCTGCAGTTGCTGCACCATTATTAGTAGGGTTAGGATTTCCACCATTAGTGTCAGCTATTATTGCTTTAATAGCAGATAGTGTCCCAGTAAGCTTTGGTGCAGTAGGAATTCCAATTTGGGGTGGATTTGCTTCTTTAGAAAGTGTAGCGCAGTTACCAGGAGCAATGACTTTTCAGCAGTTTTTACAGAATATCGGTTTTTATACGGCTTTAAATCATGCAATTGTAGGGTCGTTTATTCCACTACTTGCAGTAGCTATGATGACTAAATTAACTAAAGGGTCTTTTAAAGATGGTTTAAAGATTTGGCCGTTAGCAATCTTTGCCGGGTTAGCCTTTACAATACCTTCTACTCTGGTTGCTTACTTTGTAGGACCAGAATTACCTTCGCTTTTAGGATCATTAATTGCTATTCCAATTGTAGTTCTTGTAGTTTCTAAAGGTTGGTTAAGTCCTAAAACTGAATGGGATTTGCCACCAAGAGAGAATTGGTCTGATGAGTGGATTGGTGAAATAGAGCCAGGTGATGGTGGAGTTAATGCAAAGATGTCTGCTTTTAAAGCTTGGTTACCTTATATCTTAATTGGCTTACTTTTATTAGCTGGTCGTTTAGAAGTATTTGGTCTTACTCCAATTTTAAAAGCTTATTCTATTGAATGGAATAATATTTTAGGTACTTCCTTAAGTGAAGGTATTACACCATTATATAATCCAGGAATCTTTCCATTCATCTTTGTAGCTTTATTAATGCCGATGATTTATGGTATGGATGGAAAGCAAGTTAAAAATGCTTGGGGTGAAGCAATATCCACTGTTACTCCAGCAGCCATAGCTTTAGTCTTTACATTAGGTATGGTTCAGATTATGATTCAATCCGGTGCTGCTACTGGAGGAGATTCAATGTTAATTGCTTTAGCTGAAGCAGCTTCAGCTTTGACAGGTAACTTATGGATTCTATTTGCTTCATTCGTAGGAGTCTTAGGTTCATTTATCTCTGGTAGTAATACTGTTTCTGATATTATGTTCGGTAATTTCCAATATGCTACTGCTTCGCAAGTAGGAATTTCTAGAACTATGATTCTTTCGCTACAGGCTTTAGGTGGGGCAGCAGGAAATATGATTTGTATACACAATGTAGTAGCAGCTTGTGCTACTGTAGGGATTGTAGGTAAAGAAGGATTAGTTATTCGTAGAAATTTACCTATTGCGTTATTATATAGTTTACTGGCAGGAGTAGTAGCTTGGATCATTGTTAGTGTCTTCCAGCCAGGTCTCTTTTAA
- a CDS encoding FAD-binding oxidoreductase, whose amino-acid sequence MINNMTINDFKEVVGDEYVLTSKEELLSYSYDSTAGVDPVVPKLVVKPGSTEEVSKVIKIANQEGINIIPRGAGSNLCGGTIPVKNSVVVVLTRMNKILEIDEENLTATVEAGVITVDVHNAVEEKGLFYPPDPGSMKVSTIGGNIAECAGGLRGLKYGVTKDYIMGLEIVLPTGEIIEVGGKTVKNVTGYDLPKLYTGSEGTLGIVTKAILKLIPKPDTHKSMMAIFDELDGAAETISNIISNKVVPVTLEIMDKVTIETVEDFAEIGLPTDAEAILLIEVDGIEEVVERDAKKVIKICEEHGARQVKLAKTAEERDDIWAARRSALSALARMKPTTILEDATVPRSNIPDMIRGVNEIAKKYDLQIGTFGHAGDGNLHPTILTDERDKEEMEKVHKAVEEIFDIALELDGTLSGEHGIGIAKASFMAKELGEDGLQALRNIKYSLDPKGLLNPHKLIGDGSDE is encoded by the coding sequence ATGATTAATAATATGACAATTAATGATTTTAAAGAAGTAGTAGGAGATGAATATGTTTTAACTAGTAAAGAGGAATTATTAAGTTATTCGTATGATTCTACGGCGGGTGTAGATCCAGTAGTTCCTAAATTAGTAGTTAAACCAGGTTCTACAGAAGAGGTTTCAAAAGTTATTAAAATTGCTAATCAAGAAGGAATTAATATTATTCCTCGGGGAGCAGGAAGTAACTTATGTGGCGGAACCATTCCAGTTAAAAATAGTGTGGTAGTAGTTTTGACGAGAATGAATAAAATTTTAGAAATAGATGAAGAGAACTTAACAGCAACTGTAGAAGCAGGAGTGATTACTGTAGATGTGCATAATGCTGTTGAGGAAAAGGGATTATTCTATCCTCCTGACCCAGGTAGTATGAAAGTTTCTACAATTGGAGGAAATATTGCTGAATGTGCCGGTGGTCTACGAGGATTAAAGTATGGAGTAACTAAAGATTATATTATGGGCTTAGAGATAGTATTGCCGACAGGAGAAATTATTGAGGTTGGTGGTAAGACAGTAAAGAATGTAACAGGATATGATCTACCAAAATTATATACTGGATCTGAAGGAACATTGGGTATTGTGACTAAGGCTATTTTAAAATTAATTCCTAAACCAGACACTCATAAGAGTATGATGGCAATCTTTGATGAATTGGATGGTGCAGCAGAAACAATTTCAAATATCATTAGTAATAAAGTAGTACCAGTAACTTTAGAAATCATGGATAAAGTGACTATTGAAACTGTAGAAGATTTTGCTGAAATTGGTTTACCTACTGATGCAGAAGCGATTCTTTTAATTGAGGTAGACGGAATTGAAGAGGTAGTTGAACGAGATGCTAAAAAAGTAATTAAGATTTGTGAAGAACATGGAGCGCGACAAGTCAAATTAGCTAAGACTGCTGAGGAAAGAGATGATATTTGGGCAGCAAGACGTTCAGCATTATCTGCTTTAGCTCGAATGAAACCAACGACTATTCTAGAGGATGCTACAGTACCTCGAAGCAATATCCCTGATATGATTAGAGGGGTAAATGAGATAGCTAAGAAGTATGATTTACAGATTGGTACTTTTGGTCATGCAGGGGATGGTAACTTACATCCGACAATTTTAACTGATGAACGTGATAAAGAAGAAATGGAGAAGGTACACAAAGCTGTTGAAGAAATCTTTGATATAGCTTTAGAATTGGATGGTACGTTGTCTGGAGAGCACGGTATTGGTATTGCTAAGGCTAGTTTCATGGCCAAAGAGCTAGGTGAAGATGGTTTACAGGCTTTAAGGAATATTAAGTATTCTCTAGATCCAAAAGGATTATTAAATCCACATAAATTGATCGGGGATGGTAGTGATGAGTAA
- a CDS encoding (Fe-S)-binding protein, whose amino-acid sequence MSKALQQIEEEIAKCMKCGLCRAVCPIFSELDNEATVARGKVHLIENVAKGELELSDKYEKLMELCLMCKACVDNCPCGVEVDKIVLKAREELAQKKGLSMIKKGIFNVLQNEFIFPLGMKLGSIFQGLAFRKNDGPQPGNNPRVSVGLDRKRVIPDLAEKTFKEEYPEVVKVDNPKARVAFYTGCTINYIYPDFGKSVVNVLVENDIEVVIPQGQQCCGTPVRIYGDTKTAKKLAKANVEEFAKHDVDAIITACSSCGLALKEEFKEILGASPGLEKFSDKVYDIAEYLVDVIEFDREELGTIRRKATYHDPCHLVRGMGVSDQPREILKAIPGVYFEEMEKSDRCCGSAGSFNLKYYDLSMDINKHKIEDIKQTGADTLVTGCGACKMHISDGLNQAGLDQEVVHTVQLLDEAYQKRRANRENKNIEKVG is encoded by the coding sequence ATGAGTAAGGCACTACAGCAAATAGAAGAAGAGATTGCTAAATGTATGAAATGTGGCCTTTGTAGAGCAGTCTGTCCTATCTTTAGTGAGTTAGATAATGAAGCTACTGTAGCTCGCGGAAAAGTACATTTAATAGAAAATGTTGCTAAAGGTGAATTAGAATTAAGTGATAAGTATGAGAAGCTTATGGAGCTATGTTTAATGTGTAAAGCTTGTGTAGATAACTGTCCTTGTGGAGTAGAGGTTGATAAGATAGTGCTTAAAGCAAGAGAAGAGTTAGCCCAAAAAAAAGGGTTATCTATGATTAAGAAAGGAATATTCAATGTATTACAGAATGAGTTTATCTTTCCATTGGGTATGAAGCTAGGGTCAATCTTCCAAGGCTTAGCATTTAGGAAAAATGATGGCCCACAGCCAGGTAATAACCCACGGGTGTCAGTAGGTTTAGATAGAAAAAGGGTAATACCTGATTTGGCTGAAAAAACATTTAAAGAAGAATACCCTGAAGTAGTAAAAGTAGATAATCCAAAAGCAAGAGTAGCTTTTTATACAGGGTGTACTATTAATTATATCTATCCTGATTTTGGAAAATCAGTAGTTAATGTTTTAGTCGAAAATGATATCGAAGTTGTTATTCCACAGGGGCAGCAGTGTTGTGGGACACCGGTTAGAATTTATGGTGATACTAAGACAGCTAAAAAATTAGCTAAAGCAAATGTAGAAGAATTTGCTAAACATGATGTGGATGCAATTATTACTGCCTGTTCTTCCTGTGGATTAGCATTAAAAGAAGAGTTCAAAGAAATTTTAGGAGCTAGTCCAGGATTAGAAAAATTTAGTGATAAGGTATATGATATTGCAGAGTATTTAGTAGACGTTATTGAGTTTGATCGAGAAGAATTAGGTACTATTCGTAGAAAAGCAACCTATCATGATCCTTGTCATTTAGTTAGAGGAATGGGAGTTAGTGATCAACCTAGAGAAATTTTAAAAGCGATCCCTGGGGTTTATTTTGAAGAAATGGAGAAATCAGACCGTTGCTGTGGATCAGCTGGTTCATTTAATTTAAAATATTATGATTTGTCAATGGATATTAACAAACATAAAATAGAAGATATTAAGCAAACAGGAGCAGATACTTTAGTTACTGGTTGTGGTGCTTGTAAAATGCATATTAGTGATGGTTTAAATCAAGCTGGTTTAGATCAAGAAGTAGTGCATACGGTTCAGCTCTTAGATGAAGCTTATCAAAAAAGAAGAGCAAATCGGGAAAATAAAAACATTGAAAAAGTAGGCTAA
- a CDS encoding LutC/YkgG family protein, whose translation MAVMEENITKTNLDKLYNSFVTKAETLTTQVYRANNNDEVVECIKKEVNTLDAKKVVGCESELTVKLGLKEKIADIDSIDSYFENISEEVEDADIGISELDIAVAKSSTLIQNAESYETRVVSMLPKTHIAVVKTKNLVPELTDAFEVLKEKYGTAVPPYLAFITGPSKTADIERTLTIGVHGPGRLVVIFVD comes from the coding sequence ATGGCAGTTATGGAGGAAAATATAACGAAGACTAATCTTGATAAATTATATAATAGTTTTGTTACTAAAGCTGAAACATTAACTACTCAAGTTTATAGAGCTAACAATAATGATGAAGTAGTAGAATGTATTAAAAAAGAAGTAAATACACTAGACGCTAAAAAAGTAGTTGGATGTGAATCAGAATTAACTGTTAAATTAGGGTTAAAAGAAAAAATAGCTGATATAGATAGTATAGATAGTTATTTTGAAAATATTTCTGAAGAAGTTGAAGATGCAGATATCGGAATTTCTGAATTAGATATAGCTGTTGCTAAGAGTTCTACCTTAATTCAGAATGCTGAGAGCTATGAAACACGTGTAGTTTCCATGTTACCAAAGACTCATATTGCAGTTGTTAAGACTAAGAATTTAGTGCCAGAATTAACAGATGCGTTTGAAGTTTTAAAAGAAAAATATGGAACAGCAGTACCGCCTTATTTAGCATTTATTACAGGACCATCTAAAACAGCAGATATCGAACGCACATTAACTATTGGAGTGCACGGTCCAGGACGTTTAGTTGTAATTTTTGTTGACTAA
- the ldhH gene encoding L-lactate dehydrogenase (quinone) large subunit LdhH: MLAKKELTNNIKKALDNDNLRSALGNFADGFVQDRNASYEDEDFEALRKQVREARDYAVEHLDELADQFQKEAEKRGAIVYRAKDAADANEYIQKLCKEKDVKTVVKSKSMATEEIFLNKHLEKHGINISETDLGEWILQLQDSHPSHMVMPAIHLKKEEVAGLFSEEVGYEVSPEVEGQVELARQELRKKFLSAGMGITGGNLAIAETGTIALVTNEGNARLTTTLPPIHVAVVGYEKLIPKFEDAIAVLKALPRSATAQHITSYITMITGQVPTIVEGEEGQKELHIVLLDNGRREMLSDPVFKQAARCLRCASCLNVCPIYKQVGGHVYGHIYAGGIGSILTAFFHGYEVSDDVQEMCIGCRRCAEFCPGNINIPDLILELRRRLTEKRGLPFIFNVGIKGILGNSKLMHTGLKLASKLQGPFTDGDMIRHLPLAFSEITEVKSLPKIADTAFRDAIKKIDQKVDNPTETVAFYAGCAIDFAYPEVGTSLMKVLNQENIKVEFPQEQACCGVPAKYLGDMKTMKKLAKQNIKALEGNYDHIITACPTCAEAVIEGFAEALADEPNWQQRAKKIAAKVKDFSQFLADKGYKVKGETKKRKITYHDSCHLTRSLRLQEKPREVLKSSNNIEFIEMQDSDVCCGFGGSYSFKHPNLSKEVLKDKLDNVKATGADTLAMDCPGCLMQLRGGADKHEVNIDVKHTAEILAEKLD; encoded by the coding sequence ATGCTAGCAAAAAAAGAATTAACTAATAATATTAAAAAAGCTTTAGATAATGATAATTTACGAAGTGCCTTAGGAAACTTTGCCGATGGTTTTGTGCAGGATAGGAATGCTTCTTATGAAGATGAAGATTTTGAAGCATTACGAAAGCAAGTAAGAGAAGCAAGAGATTATGCTGTTGAACATTTAGATGAATTAGCAGATCAATTTCAAAAAGAAGCAGAAAAAAGAGGAGCTATTGTTTATAGAGCAAAGGATGCGGCAGATGCTAATGAATATATTCAAAAGTTGTGTAAAGAAAAGGATGTAAAGACTGTTGTAAAATCTAAATCAATGGCTACTGAAGAGATCTTTTTAAATAAACATTTAGAAAAGCATGGTATCAATATTAGTGAAACTGACTTAGGTGAATGGATTTTGCAATTACAGGATAGTCATCCTTCGCATATGGTAATGCCGGCGATCCATTTAAAGAAAGAAGAAGTAGCTGGATTATTCTCTGAAGAGGTAGGTTATGAGGTTTCTCCAGAAGTAGAAGGCCAAGTGGAATTGGCAAGACAAGAATTAAGAAAGAAATTTTTAAGTGCTGGTATGGGAATTACTGGTGGAAACTTAGCAATTGCCGAAACAGGAACAATTGCCTTAGTAACTAATGAAGGTAATGCTCGCCTGACTACTACTTTGCCACCGATTCACGTAGCAGTAGTTGGTTATGAAAAGTTAATTCCTAAATTTGAGGATGCAATAGCAGTTTTAAAGGCTTTACCAAGAAGTGCAACTGCCCAGCATATAACTAGTTATATAACAATGATTACTGGACAAGTACCAACTATAGTTGAAGGTGAAGAAGGACAGAAAGAACTTCATATTGTTCTATTAGATAATGGGCGCCGGGAAATGTTAAGTGACCCAGTATTTAAACAAGCAGCTAGATGTCTAAGATGCGCATCTTGTTTAAATGTTTGTCCTATTTACAAGCAAGTAGGAGGACACGTTTATGGACATATTTATGCTGGAGGGATTGGTTCAATTTTAACAGCTTTCTTTCATGGGTATGAGGTATCAGACGATGTACAGGAAATGTGTATTGGTTGTCGTCGTTGTGCAGAGTTTTGCCCGGGAAATATTAATATTCCTGACTTGATTTTAGAACTAAGAAGACGGTTAACAGAAAAGAGAGGATTGCCATTTATATTTAATGTAGGAATTAAAGGGATTTTAGGCAATAGTAAGTTAATGCATACTGGTTTAAAGTTAGCATCTAAATTACAAGGCCCATTTACTGATGGGGATATGATTAGACATTTACCGCTTGCATTTTCGGAGATTACAGAAGTAAAAAGTCTACCTAAAATTGCTGATACAGCATTTAGAGATGCAATTAAGAAGATAGACCAAAAGGTAGATAATCCTACAGAGACTGTAGCTTTCTATGCAGGATGTGCTATTGACTTTGCTTATCCTGAAGTAGGTACTTCTTTAATGAAGGTACTAAATCAAGAAAATATTAAGGTTGAATTTCCACAAGAGCAAGCTTGTTGTGGAGTTCCAGCTAAATATTTAGGTGACATGAAGACAATGAAGAAGTTAGCCAAACAGAATATTAAAGCTTTAGAAGGTAACTATGATCATATTATTACAGCTTGTCCAACTTGTGCAGAAGCAGTAATTGAAGGATTTGCTGAAGCATTAGCTGATGAGCCAAACTGGCAGCAAAGAGCCAAGAAGATAGCTGCTAAAGTAAAAGATTTCTCTCAATTCTTAGCGGATAAAGGTTATAAAGTTAAAGGTGAAACTAAGAAGAGAAAAATCACTTATCATGACTCATGTCATTTGACGAGAAGCTTACGTTTACAAGAAAAGCCTAGAGAAGTGCTTAAAAGTAGCAATAACATAGAGTTTATTGAAATGCAAGATTCTGATGTTTGTTGTGGTTTTGGGGGAAGCTATTCATTTAAACACCCTAATCTTTCCAAAGAAGTATTGAAAGATAAGTTAGATAATGTAAAAGCTACAGGAGCAGATACTTTAGCCATGGATTGTCCAGGTTGTTTAATGCAGTTACGAGGTGGCGCAGATAAGCATGAAGTCAATATCGATGTTAAGCACACGGCAGAGATTTTAGCTGAGAAATTAGATTAA
- a CDS encoding FadR/GntR family transcriptional regulator, translated as MSIFKPIKNKRIYQQIVEQIRELIVDGTLSPGDKLMSERAMAEELNVSRASIREAFSVLEMLGLIESRPGEGTFIKEVKEEKVLEPLALILASDTDNIFELIETRKILEVESASLAAKRANEDDIENIKKALDEMKDAISEGRLGDQADVKFHFAIAKATHNQMFVRIMNTISDLLIQAIGEARKKLFEVENNNETLYEQHQQIHESIVSKNPQQARESMYYHLETTRKELKKLV; from the coding sequence ATGTCAATTTTTAAGCCGATTAAAAATAAACGTATTTATCAACAAATAGTAGAACAGATTAGAGAATTAATAGTTGATGGCACTTTAAGTCCAGGTGATAAATTAATGTCAGAAAGAGCAATGGCCGAAGAATTAAATGTTAGTCGTGCTTCAATTAGAGAAGCTTTTAGTGTTTTAGAGATGCTAGGTTTGATTGAGAGTAGACCTGGGGAAGGAACTTTTATTAAAGAAGTTAAAGAAGAAAAGGTTCTAGAACCTTTAGCTTTAATTTTAGCTAGTGATACAGATAATATTTTTGAATTAATAGAAACTAGAAAAATATTAGAAGTAGAAAGTGCATCTTTAGCGGCCAAAAGAGCAAATGAAGATGATATTGAGAATATTAAAAAGGCTCTTGATGAAATGAAAGATGCTATTAGTGAAGGTAGATTAGGCGATCAAGCAGATGTAAAGTTCCACTTTGCAATAGCTAAAGCAACTCATAATCAAATGTTTGTTAGGATTATGAATACAATTTCTGATTTGCTAATCCAGGCTATTGGTGAGGCTAGAAAGAAATTATTTGAAGTCGAAAATAATAATGAAACTTTATATGAACAACATCAGCAGATTCATGAAAGCATAGTTAGTAAGAATCCACAACAGGCTAGAGAAAGCATGTATTATCATTTAGAGACAACTAGAAAAGAATTAAAAAAGCTGGTATAA
- a CDS encoding FadR/GntR family transcriptional regulator, with protein sequence MSEKLFKPIKNKRIYQQIVEQIRELIADGTLSPGDKLMSERVMAEELNVSRASIREAFSVLEMLGLIESRPGEGTFITETDPETLIEPLALILMIDQDNVFELLEIRKIIDVENAAMAASQATEEELKEMEEALESMEELVKDNQFANKADFKFHFAVAKATHNNVLVKIMQTIADLLYTSMSSHLSQLYKIKGNPEMLLKQHKKVYQQIRERNPEGARQAMYHHLEAAKEEMLRIIKQSNQV encoded by the coding sequence ATGAGTGAGAAGCTGTTTAAACCGATTAAAAATAAACGTATTTATCAACAAATTGTAGAACAGATTAGGGAATTAATTGCTGACGGCACTTTAAGTCCTGGTGATAAATTAATGTCAGAAAGAGTAATGGCCGAAGAATTAAATGTTAGTCGTGCTTCAATTAGAGAAGCATTTAGTGTTTTAGAGATGCTAGGTTTAATTGAAAGTAGACCTGGGGAAGGAACTTTTATTACCGAAACAGATCCTGAAACATTAATTGAACCTTTAGCTTTGATTTTAATGATAGATCAAGATAATGTTTTTGAATTATTAGAAATTCGCAAAATAATAGATGTAGAAAATGCAGCTATGGCAGCTAGTCAAGCTACAGAAGAAGAATTAAAAGAAATGGAAGAGGCTTTAGAATCAATGGAAGAATTAGTAAAAGATAATCAATTTGCAAATAAAGCTGATTTTAAGTTTCACTTTGCTGTAGCTAAAGCAACTCATAATAATGTTTTGGTTAAAATAATGCAGACTATTGCCGACTTGTTATACACTTCTATGAGTTCTCATTTAAGTCAATTGTATAAAATTAAAGGAAATCCAGAAATGTTATTAAAACAACATAAAAAAGTATATCAACAGATTAGAGAAAGAAATCCTGAAGGGGCTAGACAAGCAATGTATCACCATTTAGAAGCAGCGAAAGAAGAAATGTTGCGCATTATTAAACAAAGTAATCAAGTATAA